A genomic window from Alistipes sp. ZOR0009 includes:
- the cydB gene encoding cytochrome d ubiquinol oxidase subunit II — MEITYTFLQQYWWFIVSLLGSILVFLLFVQGGQTLMFRIGKTDEEKTMIVNSLGRKWEFTFTTLVTFGGAFFASFPLFYSTSFGGAYWVWMAILFFFVIQAVSYEYRKKPGNFLGEKTYEAFLFLNGFFGTILLGAAVATLFTGGNFFVDKMNLANIGAPTISRWANAWHGLEAVADYRNVLLGLAVFFLARTLGALYLINSIDHKTIFERSKKQVLINAIPFVLTFLGFLAAIFLSKGFAVNPDTQVVYMEPYKYFLNFIQMPILLVILLVGVVLVLWGIISTIIAQKNTKGIWFAGLGTVLTVLALLLSIGYNNTAYYPSQADLQSSLTLVNSSSSPYTLKAMSIVSILVPFVLAYIWYAWRAMNRKQITAQEMKDETHTY; from the coding sequence ATGGAAATTACATATACATTTTTACAGCAATACTGGTGGTTCATTGTATCGCTTCTAGGAAGCATCTTGGTTTTCCTTCTATTTGTACAGGGAGGCCAAACGCTCATGTTCCGAATTGGTAAGACTGACGAGGAAAAGACCATGATTGTTAACTCCCTTGGTCGGAAGTGGGAATTTACCTTTACCACTCTGGTTACCTTTGGTGGTGCCTTCTTTGCCTCCTTCCCTCTTTTCTACTCCACCAGCTTTGGTGGCGCCTACTGGGTATGGATGGCCATTCTTTTCTTCTTCGTTATCCAAGCGGTTTCGTACGAGTACAGAAAAAAACCGGGCAACTTCCTTGGCGAAAAAACCTACGAGGCATTTTTATTCCTTAACGGATTCTTCGGAACCATTCTGCTTGGTGCTGCCGTGGCAACCCTATTTACGGGAGGCAACTTCTTTGTAGATAAGATGAACCTTGCTAATATTGGAGCCCCAACCATCTCGCGTTGGGCCAACGCTTGGCATGGGCTAGAAGCCGTGGCCGATTACCGTAACGTTCTTCTTGGTTTGGCGGTATTCTTCCTTGCTCGTACGTTGGGTGCGCTGTACCTAATCAACAGCATCGATCATAAAACCATCTTCGAGCGCTCCAAAAAGCAGGTTCTTATCAATGCCATTCCATTTGTACTTACTTTCTTGGGCTTCCTTGCTGCCATTTTCCTAAGCAAGGGCTTTGCGGTTAACCCCGACACCCAAGTTGTATACATGGAGCCATACAAGTACTTCCTTAACTTCATTCAGATGCCAATCTTGCTGGTTATTCTGCTAGTTGGCGTAGTTTTGGTACTATGGGGCATCATCTCAACCATAATCGCTCAAAAAAATACTAAGGGAATCTGGTTTGCAGGACTAGGAACCGTACTTACCGTGCTGGCACTTCTGCTCAGCATTGGCTACAACAACACCGCTTACTACCCTTCGCAGGCCGATTTACAAAGTTCTCTTACTTTAGTAAACAGCTCTTCGAGCCCATACACGCTTAAGGCCATGAGCATTGTCTCCATTCTTGTTCCTTTTGTACTTGCCTACATTTGGTATGCTTGGCGCGCCATGAACAGGAAGCAGATTACCGCTCAGGAGATGAAAGATGAAACTCACACCTACTAA
- a CDS encoding cytochrome ubiquinol oxidase subunit I, with the protein MENIDVSLVDWSRAQFALTAMYHWIFVPLTLGLSFLVAIMETFYVKTGDEFWKKTTKFWMTLFGINFAIGVATGIILEFEFGTNWSNYSWFVGDIFGAPLAIEGIMAFFMESTFIAIMFFGWNKVGKKTHLVSSWLTAIGANLSALWILVANAWMQYPAGMTFNPDTARNEMANFWDVLFSPVAMNKFLHTISSGYVTAAAFVIGISCWYLLKKRDIVFAKKSIVVAAVFGLITSVFIALTGDGSAKQVADKQPMKLAAMEGLYDGKANAGLVAFGILDHSKQVGDNKDPFLFKVEIPSALSILSFGNSSAYVPGINDIIKGGYMHTNTEGNSVIAQSTEEKIASGKAAITAFGNYRKAVKAGDTTQAAVEKKILSDNFKNFGYGYLNNPKEIVPHVPLTFYTFHIMVALGFFFILFFLLALIFALKDTITKQKWFLWVGPWSILLAFIASQSGWIVAEVGRQPWVIQDIMPTVAAVSRIDASSVMITFSLFAAIFTLLLVAEIRIMLKQIKKGPEGGH; encoded by the coding sequence AGAGCGCAATTTGCTCTTACTGCTATGTACCATTGGATATTTGTACCTCTCACCTTAGGATTATCGTTTTTGGTTGCCATAATGGAAACTTTCTACGTAAAGACTGGTGATGAATTTTGGAAAAAGACAACCAAATTTTGGATGACTCTTTTTGGCATCAACTTCGCCATTGGAGTTGCAACCGGCATTATCCTCGAATTTGAGTTTGGCACAAACTGGTCTAACTACTCCTGGTTTGTGGGAGACATCTTCGGAGCACCGCTTGCCATCGAAGGAATTATGGCCTTCTTCATGGAGTCGACCTTTATTGCCATCATGTTTTTTGGATGGAATAAGGTTGGGAAGAAGACCCACCTCGTATCGAGCTGGCTTACGGCCATCGGCGCAAACCTTTCGGCACTCTGGATTTTGGTTGCCAACGCCTGGATGCAGTATCCTGCAGGTATGACTTTTAACCCAGACACCGCGCGAAATGAAATGGCCAACTTCTGGGACGTGCTCTTCTCGCCCGTTGCCATGAATAAGTTTTTACACACCATTTCTTCGGGATATGTAACCGCCGCCGCCTTTGTTATTGGCATCAGCTGCTGGTATCTTCTAAAGAAAAGGGATATTGTATTTGCCAAGAAGAGTATTGTTGTTGCCGCCGTGTTTGGATTAATCACTTCGGTGTTTATTGCGCTAACAGGCGATGGTTCGGCAAAGCAAGTAGCCGATAAACAACCCATGAAGCTTGCTGCAATGGAAGGTCTTTACGATGGTAAAGCAAATGCTGGTCTTGTTGCATTCGGAATTCTAGATCACAGCAAGCAGGTTGGCGATAATAAAGATCCATTCCTGTTTAAAGTTGAGATTCCTAGCGCCCTTTCAATCTTAAGCTTCGGAAATTCGAGCGCCTACGTTCCTGGCATCAACGATATTATTAAAGGTGGCTACATGCACACCAATACCGAAGGCAATAGCGTCATTGCGCAATCAACCGAAGAGAAAATTGCCAGCGGTAAGGCCGCAATTACAGCTTTTGGCAACTATCGTAAAGCAGTTAAGGCTGGTGATACTACGCAAGCGGCCGTAGAAAAGAAGATCCTGTCGGATAATTTCAAGAACTTTGGGTATGGCTACCTAAACAATCCAAAAGAAATAGTCCCCCATGTTCCGCTAACCTTCTACACCTTCCATATAATGGTTGCGTTAGGATTTTTCTTCATCCTATTCTTCCTGCTTGCGCTTATCTTCGCACTTAAGGATACCATCACCAAGCAAAAATGGTTTTTGTGGGTTGGTCCATGGAGCATCCTGCTCGCATTTATCGCTTCGCAGTCTGGATGGATCGTTGCTGAGGTTGGACGCCAGCCTTGGGTTATCCAAGATATCATGCCTACCGTTGCCGCTGTTTCTCGCATCGATGCCAGCTCGGTAATGATCACCTTCTCGCTATTTGCAGCCATTTTCACGTTACTGCTTGTGGCCGAAATTCGCATCATGCTAAAGCAAATCAAAAAAGGACCAGAAGGAGGACATTAA